One genomic window of Nakamurella panacisegetis includes the following:
- a CDS encoding PH domain-containing protein, whose protein sequence is MSGPSIPPDGTADPLPGDAPAARHQLPVRVLAYWRVRAAAFGLLSVGLTAWGAAGLDWFTEPIRWAVVGGLFVWFFVIGTMIRPVLRRRFLWYSLSDREIDLQHGWPVQTRTVVPMSRVQHLKTEQGLLARRFGLADLHIHTAAGTVVIEGLDGGEAALIRTRLGELAGLTDDV, encoded by the coding sequence GTGAGCGGCCCGTCGATCCCTCCGGACGGTACGGCCGACCCGCTGCCCGGCGACGCCCCGGCCGCCCGGCATCAGTTGCCGGTGCGGGTGCTGGCCTACTGGCGCGTGAGGGCCGCCGCCTTCGGTCTGCTGTCGGTCGGTCTCACCGCCTGGGGCGCGGCCGGCCTCGACTGGTTCACCGAGCCGATCCGGTGGGCCGTCGTCGGCGGGCTGTTCGTGTGGTTCTTCGTCATCGGGACGATGATCCGTCCGGTACTGCGGCGCCGGTTCCTCTGGTACTCGTTGTCCGACCGGGAGATCGACCTGCAGCATGGATGGCCGGTGCAGACCCGGACGGTCGTCCCGATGAGCCGCGTCCAGCATCTGAAGACCGAACAGGGCCTGCTGGCCCGGCGGTTCGGCCTGGCCGACCTGCACATCCACACGGCGGCCGGGACCGTCGTCATCGAAGGTCTCGACGGCGGGGAGGCGGCGCTGATCCGCACCCGCCTCGGCGAACTGGCCGGGCTCACCGATGACGTCTGA
- a CDS encoding PH domain-containing protein — protein MTSDPAVIAERRLHPAYLVISLGRSIRTLLPLIAVGIWKAPGWAVAVLAGLIALRALGEWWARTYAVQDGSLRVRSGLFNQTRHTIGINRITALDAERGVVQRIFRVWGLKVQTPGNDHRSSVHLVCLSAPALAALRTALRPPGLVTETPVPEDPAVTLAALDTRTLLIAAVTGTSVPLILAGAAATFGRARDLLPERTFHRLTREVFVGGTTTALLLLAAAALAVLAGIGLTSLRLARFSLARDGDRLRISRGLIAQRSGTIPVDRVQAVRIVQGWWRRMLGYCALEVEVAGLSTSDDTERSLFPLLRLDAALDLVSRALPELRWTPGPLTPVPGRARRRYLSLPVLCAAPIAFGLYWLPGWGTYLAVVPVPLALLVGWGQAMDAAWSFDATTVTFRWRRVLATHTVIARRSRVQLLEVTRTPFQRRVGLAGVRLLLSSKRKARLRHLEADDALVLLHQVGRGAPSRPAADVVDTSPGAPVATYRER, from the coding sequence ATGACGTCTGACCCCGCCGTCATCGCCGAGCGCCGGCTGCACCCGGCCTACCTGGTGATCAGCCTGGGCCGATCGATCCGTACCCTCCTGCCGCTGATCGCGGTCGGCATCTGGAAGGCCCCCGGTTGGGCGGTCGCCGTGCTCGCCGGCCTGATCGCCTTGCGGGCGCTGGGCGAATGGTGGGCCCGTACCTACGCCGTGCAGGACGGCAGCCTGCGGGTCAGGTCGGGCCTGTTCAACCAGACCCGGCACACCATTGGCATCAACCGGATCACCGCGTTGGACGCCGAACGCGGTGTGGTGCAACGGATCTTCCGGGTGTGGGGCCTGAAGGTCCAGACTCCCGGCAACGATCACCGCTCGTCGGTCCACCTGGTCTGCCTGTCGGCCCCGGCGCTGGCGGCACTCCGCACCGCGCTGCGGCCGCCGGGCCTCGTGACCGAAACCCCGGTCCCGGAGGACCCGGCCGTGACACTGGCCGCGCTGGACACCCGGACGTTGCTGATCGCCGCGGTCACCGGGACGTCGGTTCCGCTGATCCTGGCCGGCGCCGCGGCCACCTTCGGACGCGCCCGCGACCTGTTGCCGGAGCGGACGTTTCACCGGCTCACGCGCGAAGTGTTCGTCGGGGGCACCACCACGGCCCTGCTGTTGCTGGCCGCGGCCGCACTGGCCGTTCTGGCCGGCATCGGCCTCACCTCCTTGCGGCTGGCCCGGTTCTCGCTCGCACGGGACGGTGACCGGTTACGCATCAGCCGCGGGCTGATCGCCCAGCGGTCCGGGACCATCCCGGTCGACCGGGTGCAGGCGGTGCGGATCGTCCAGGGCTGGTGGCGACGAATGCTCGGCTACTGCGCGCTCGAGGTCGAGGTGGCCGGACTGAGCACGTCCGACGACACCGAGCGCAGCCTGTTCCCGTTGCTGCGCCTGGACGCCGCCCTCGACCTGGTCAGCCGGGCCCTCCCCGAACTGCGATGGACCCCGGGGCCGTTGACCCCGGTGCCCGGCCGGGCCCGCCGCCGCTATCTCAGCCTGCCGGTCCTGTGCGCTGCGCCGATCGCCTTCGGTCTGTACTGGCTCCCCGGCTGGGGCACCTACCTGGCCGTCGTTCCGGTCCCGCTGGCCCTACTGGTCGGTTGGGGCCAGGCCATGGATGCCGCCTGGTCGTTCGATGCCACCACGGTGACGTTCCGGTGGCGACGAGTGCTGGCCACCCACACCGTGATCGCCCGACGTTCGCGGGTGCAACTGCTGGAGGTGACCCGGACCCCGTTCCAGCGCCGCGTCGGCCTGGCCGGCGTCCGCCTGCTGCTGTCGTCCAAACGAAAGGCGCGACTGCGACATCTCGAAGCCGACGACGCCCTCGTGCTGCTGCACCAGGTCGGGCGAGGCGCGCCGTCCCGGCCGGCGGCCGACGTGGTCGATACGTCACCCGGGGCCCCCGTCGCCACGTACCGTGAACGGTGA
- the ilvD gene encoding dihydroxy-acid dehydratase — protein sequence MPALRSKTSTHGRNMAGARALWRATGMTDSDFGKPIIAIANSYTQFVPGHVHLKDMGDLVAGAVREAGGVSKEFNTIAVDDGIAMGHAGMLYSLPSRDLIADSVEYMVNAHTADALVCISNCDKITPGMLMAALRLNIPVVFVSGGPMEAGKAVVVDGVAHAPTDLITAISASASPGVDQAGLDEVERSACPTCGSCSGMFTANSMNCLAEALGLALPGNGSTLATHVARKDLFLRAGSLIVELAQRYYRDDDESVLPRNIANKAAFGNAMALDVAMGGSTNTVLHILAAALEGGIDFTLEDIDNISKRVPCLSKVAPNSDFHMEDVHRAGGIPAILGELYRAGLLDETVHTIHSPDLDSWLTEWDVRSAAPSAAALELFHAAPGGVRTVQAFSTANRWDSLDTDAANGCIRDKANAYTVEGGLQVLYGNIAADGAVIKTAGIDPSLFHFTGTAIVLESQEEAVEAILGKKVQPGHVVVIRYEGPAGGPGMQEMLHPTSFLKGLGLGKVCALITDGRFSGGSSGISVGHISPEAWAGGAIGLIEDGDEIEIDVDHRVLRVNVSDAALAERRAKMEVSERPWEPRNRDRVVSKALQAYASMASSASTGAVRVVPARQHKNS from the coding sequence CGCGATCGCCAACTCCTACACCCAGTTCGTCCCCGGCCACGTGCACCTCAAGGACATGGGGGATCTGGTCGCCGGAGCGGTGCGGGAGGCCGGCGGGGTGAGCAAGGAGTTCAACACCATCGCCGTCGACGACGGCATCGCGATGGGCCACGCGGGCATGCTCTACTCGTTGCCCAGCCGCGATCTGATCGCCGACTCGGTCGAGTACATGGTCAACGCTCACACCGCCGACGCCCTGGTGTGCATCTCCAACTGCGACAAGATCACCCCCGGCATGCTGATGGCCGCCCTGCGGCTGAACATCCCGGTCGTCTTCGTCTCCGGCGGCCCGATGGAGGCCGGAAAGGCGGTCGTGGTCGACGGGGTGGCCCACGCCCCGACCGATCTGATCACGGCCATCTCCGCCTCGGCCTCCCCCGGCGTGGATCAGGCCGGCCTGGACGAGGTCGAGCGGTCGGCCTGTCCGACCTGCGGATCGTGCTCGGGCATGTTCACCGCCAACTCGATGAACTGCCTGGCCGAGGCGCTCGGACTGGCCCTGCCCGGCAACGGATCCACCCTGGCCACCCACGTCGCCCGCAAGGATCTGTTCCTGCGGGCCGGCTCGCTGATCGTCGAGCTGGCCCAGCGCTACTACCGCGACGACGACGAGTCGGTGCTGCCCCGGAACATCGCCAACAAGGCGGCGTTCGGCAACGCGATGGCCCTGGACGTCGCTATGGGCGGCTCCACCAACACCGTCCTGCACATCCTGGCCGCCGCACTCGAGGGCGGGATCGACTTCACCCTCGAGGACATCGACAACATCTCCAAGCGGGTGCCATGCCTGTCCAAGGTCGCTCCGAACTCCGACTTCCACATGGAGGACGTGCACCGCGCCGGCGGCATCCCGGCCATTCTCGGCGAGCTGTACCGGGCCGGTCTGCTCGACGAGACGGTGCACACCATCCACTCCCCCGATCTGGATTCCTGGCTCACCGAATGGGACGTCCGCTCGGCCGCCCCGTCGGCCGCCGCGCTCGAACTGTTCCACGCCGCTCCGGGCGGAGTCCGTACGGTGCAGGCGTTCTCGACCGCGAACCGGTGGGACTCGCTGGACACCGACGCGGCGAACGGGTGCATTCGCGACAAGGCCAACGCCTACACCGTCGAGGGCGGGCTGCAGGTGCTCTACGGCAACATCGCCGCCGACGGTGCCGTCATCAAGACGGCCGGCATCGACCCGTCCCTGTTCCATTTCACCGGGACCGCCATCGTGCTCGAATCCCAGGAGGAGGCCGTCGAGGCGATCCTGGGTAAGAAGGTGCAGCCGGGCCACGTCGTCGTCATCCGCTACGAGGGTCCGGCCGGCGGACCGGGCATGCAGGAGATGCTGCACCCGACGTCGTTCCTGAAGGGCCTTGGCCTGGGCAAGGTCTGCGCCCTGATCACCGACGGCCGGTTCTCCGGCGGATCGTCCGGGATCTCGGTCGGGCACATCTCCCCCGAGGCCTGGGCCGGCGGCGCGATCGGACTGATCGAGGACGGCGACGAGATCGAGATCGACGTGGACCACCGCGTCCTGCGGGTCAACGTCTCCGACGCCGCGCTGGCCGAGCGCCGGGCCAAGATGGAGGTCTCCGAGCGTCCCTGGGAACCCCGCAACCGCGACCGCGTCGTCTCCAAGGCGTTGCAGGCCTACGCCTCCATGGCCTCGTCGGCGTCCACCGGTGCCGTCCGCGTCGTCCCGGCCCGGCAGCACAAGAACTCCTGA
- a CDS encoding PQQ-dependent sugar dehydrogenase encodes MDARPRRPATSGRRRALRRRGMSALLLSLTCVLAACANFSGAGTTFTAQPSLTPAEVTPVVPQPADGSTTARSSPSPTTGKTTTSTTKPADPCTPTDPAVVAACLSAPWGLAPLADGSALVGERTTGRILKVATGKKPVLVTTIAGLNSGGGGGLLGVAVSPSYAEDELIYAYVTTKTDNRIIRIAPGDQPKAILTGIPKGTKDNGGAIAFNADGVLYVGTGDAGKTQSATSLGGKLLRIDEFGKPAPGNPKKTSPIFSSGFTQVTGLCVLPTGVMAAVDHRAAADVLLAARSGADYTTLSSGDAIWTWKAADGGAADCATSDGVLANTSLGKQQLAGVSMSSTGIFSGSPRVLLGHTYGRLLTVQTGLKGALWMTTSNKDGHGKPVAADDRVIVLPDGGASGGNGPD; translated from the coding sequence ATGGACGCCCGCCCCCGACGCCCCGCCACCTCCGGCCGGCGCCGTGCCCTGCGCCGACGAGGCATGTCGGCCCTGCTGCTGAGCCTGACCTGTGTGCTGGCCGCCTGTGCGAACTTCTCCGGTGCGGGCACCACTTTCACCGCGCAGCCCAGCCTGACGCCGGCCGAGGTGACGCCGGTCGTCCCGCAGCCGGCGGATGGCAGCACCACGGCGCGGTCGTCGCCTTCGCCGACCACCGGCAAGACCACGACCTCGACGACCAAGCCGGCCGATCCCTGCACGCCGACCGACCCGGCCGTCGTCGCGGCGTGCCTGTCCGCCCCCTGGGGCCTGGCTCCGCTGGCCGACGGCAGCGCCCTGGTCGGTGAACGGACGACCGGCCGGATCCTGAAGGTGGCCACCGGGAAGAAGCCGGTCCTGGTCACGACGATCGCCGGGCTCAACTCCGGCGGCGGCGGCGGGCTGCTCGGTGTGGCCGTGTCGCCGTCCTACGCCGAGGACGAACTGATCTACGCCTACGTCACCACCAAGACCGACAACCGGATCATCCGGATCGCCCCCGGTGACCAGCCCAAGGCCATCCTGACCGGCATCCCCAAGGGCACCAAGGACAACGGCGGCGCGATCGCGTTCAACGCCGACGGGGTGCTGTACGTGGGCACCGGTGACGCCGGGAAGACGCAGAGCGCGACGTCGCTGGGCGGCAAGCTGCTGCGGATCGACGAGTTCGGCAAGCCCGCGCCCGGCAATCCGAAGAAGACCTCCCCGATCTTCTCCTCCGGGTTCACCCAGGTGACCGGGCTGTGTGTGCTGCCGACCGGCGTCATGGCGGCGGTCGACCATCGGGCCGCGGCCGATGTGCTGCTGGCCGCCCGGTCCGGGGCCGACTACACGACCCTGAGCTCGGGCGACGCGATCTGGACCTGGAAGGCGGCCGACGGCGGCGCCGCCGACTGCGCGACGTCCGACGGAGTTCTGGCCAACACCTCGCTCGGAAAACAGCAGTTGGCCGGAGTGTCGATGTCGTCGACCGGGATATTTTCCGGTAGCCCGCGGGTCCTGCTCGGCCACACCTACGGTCGGTTGCTGACGGTGCAGACCGGCCTCAAGGGCGCCTTGTGGATGACGACGTCCAACAAGGACGGCCACGGCAAGCCCGTCGCCGCCGACGACCGCGTCATCGTGCTGCCCGACGGGGGCGCCTCCGGCGGCAACGGCCCGGACTGA